One Leishmania major strain Friedlin complete genome, chromosome 5 DNA segment encodes these proteins:
- a CDS encoding putative DNA replication licensing factor has product MGGRRSGDGATGVKPSGLPAAVAASAKTDAWMDALWEIHCGTPLAGAVRYTDAIVETMWEVFQPLLSELDVYPLAIADVQPETVTAATAATVPFTDFIVLRLIEPTTPVRHGHRHRGGDHGDVEEDPQNEFGNALTAVMRTALLEQPCIVLALVEFFTAVWLYQYEARKLSTSQTGQHGKQRQGDGGAQRVRSPIVASAASRAPALRRVYAAVSGDVRHATPFDHLGAAQLGRVLTIRGTVVRMSPARISCVCMSYRCGHCGVVKKQAAQDGVLTYPGPCASARCRGYKWTPLTDQAVCEEVQLLRLQEHTTFFDASSSPASPRDGSGATQQHGGGSNRGNTGGSGSQRMGSGGMHVMIEVELRTPWLDAVTVGDCVCVCGVLETRRGEGKQGGGMQQVCLRARAVRSLRSQETSASSPSLSNIAALQRRQRDGALLSATMGPGSCRDGPWRLAHGGGAAMFADGTSTGDAMRGDGEGEADGELMLGTTAQLGGVGPTAITALPSGARVSFSSGFDTWSAEETGRFYEVARHPQWFARLTASVAPSIFGMELVKQALLLSIVGGNRDKNGGETRSSIHVLLVGDPGLGKSQLLRAACAVAPRSAFVCAHTSSSCGLTMTLTRDPVSGETTFEAGAVVHGDGGITCLDEIDKGVQEHKALLEVMEQETVSLAKAGMIFSMPVRTSILAAGNPIGGRFDVRKSLAANVNLSPALLSRFDIIACLRNPHGSSGNAQQALTDHVLQWHRRAPAGGDGGEGCNGGGRGRGHGAGPLPLPLVQRFLLFCRSQCQPTLCREACDVLQTHYLAQRQHLPQPQYGFEHGATASCAGSAAGHLSDSGSVSGPLPRAAMGLEATVTPRYLQALIRVAEARAKLELRHVVTREDAEYAVQLLQSCLHSFDGLAASGSAAIGATAGSADVGAGRRPTTLNQRDAVLQRLKLAIVEENSGVNLFTEQAILDVCESVGCRSATAMLRQLNEHGFLLQKGGSKYCLRGC; this is encoded by the coding sequence ATGGGCGGCAGACGAAGTGGTGATGGTGCAACGGGAGTCAAGCCCTCCGGGCTGCCAGCAGCCGTCGCAGCATCGGCGAAGACCGATGCGTGGATGGACGCGCTCTGGGAGATCCACTGCGGCACCCCCCTCGCCGGAGCTGTGCGCTACACCGACGCCATTGTCGAGACCATGTGGGAGGTGTTTCAACCGCTCCTTAGCGAGCTGGATGTGTACCCGCTCGCCATTGCCGATGTGCAGCCGgagacggtgacggcggcgacagccGCCACGGTGCCCTTCACGGACTTTATCGTTCTCCGTCTTATCGAGCCTACAACGCCTGTCAGACACGGGCACAGACACCGCGGTGGTGACCATggggacgtggaggaggaccCCCAAAACGAGTTTGGCAACGCCTTGACCGCGGTAATGCGGACCGCGCTACTCGAGCAGCCGTGCATCGTGCTCGCCCTCGTGGAGTTCTTCACCGCCGTGTGGCTGTACCAGTACGAAGCACGGAAGCTGAGCACGTCGCAGACTGGGCAGCACGGCAAGCAACGCcaaggcgacggcggtgcacaaCGCGTAAGGTCTCCTATAGTAGCATCAGCGGCGTCGCGGGCACCGGCGCTTCGCCGCGTATATGCGGCCGTGAGCGGTGATGTGCGCCACGCAACGCCGTTCGACCACCTCGGCGCTGCACAGCTTGGGCGCGTGCTGACGATCAGAGGAACGGTCGTCCGCATGAGTCCGGCGCGCatctcgtgtgtgtgtatgtcgtACCGCTGCGGTCACTGCGGCGTCGTGAAGAAGCAAGCGGCCCAAGACGGTGTGCTCACCTACCCGGGCCCGTGcgcgagcgcgcgctgccgcggctacAAGTGGACTCCGCTAACGGACCAGGCGGTatgcgaggaggtgcagctgcttcggCTGCAAGAGCACACGACCTTCTTCGACGCGTCCTCATCGCCGGCCTCGCCtcgcgacggcagcggcgccactcAGCAACACGGCGGTGGTAGCAATAGAGGCAAcactggcggcagcggcagccagCGCATGGGCAGTGGCGGCATGCATGTCATGATCGAGGTGGAGCTGCGGACCCCGTGGCTCGACGCCGTCACGGTGGGCGactgcgtctgcgtgtgtggcgtcTTAGAGACGCGGCGGGGTGAGGGTAAGCAAGGCGGCGGCATGCAGCaggtgtgcctgcgcgccaGGGCGGTGCGAAGTCTGCGCAGCCAGGAAACCTCTGCCAGCTCGCCCTCCTTGAGCAACATtgcagctctgcagcgccgccaacgcGATGGAGCGCTCCTCTCCGCAACTATGGGTCCCGGTAGCTGCCGCGACGGCCCTTGGCGGCtggcgcacggcggcggtgccgccatGTTCGCGGATGGCACCAGCACTGGTGATGCTatgcgcggcgacggcgaagggGAAGCGGACGGCGAGCTGATGCTTGGCACTACCGCACAGCTCGGCGGTGTTGGACCCACGGCCatcacggcgctgccgtctggCGCCCGtgtctccttctcctccgggTTCGACACCTGGTCTGCCGAGGAGACGGGGCGCTTCTACGAAGTTGCGCGCCACCCGCAGTGGTTTGCGCGGCTGACGGCCTCAGTGGCGCCGTCGATCTTCGGCATGGAGCTGGTGAAGCAggctctgctgctctccATTGTCGGCGGCAACCGTGATAAGAATGGCGGTgagacgcgcagcagcattCACGTCCTGCTTGTCGGCGATCCAGGGCTTGGCAagtcgcagctgcttcgcgcGGCCTGCGCTGTAGCGCCGCGCagtgcgtttgtgtgcgcgcacacatcgTCGTCTTGCGGCCTCACCATGACGCTGACGCGGGACCCCGTGTCGGGCGAGACGACGTTCGaggccggcgccgtcgtgcacggcgacggcggcatcaCGTGTCTCGACGAAATCGACAAGGGCGTGCAGGAGCacaaggcgctgctggaggtgaTGGAGCAGGAGACGGTGAGCCTCGCCAAGGCCGGCATGATATTCTCCATGCCGGTGCGCACCTCTATACTGGCTGCCGGCAACCCCATCGGCGGCCGCTTCGACGTGCGCAAGTCCCTCGCCGCCAACGTGAACCTCTCCCCGGCGCTGCTCAGTCGCTTCGACATCATCGCGTGTCTGCGCAACCCTCAcgggagcagcggcaacgcacAGCAGGCGCTGACGGACCACGTCCTCCAGTGGCATCGCCGTGCCCCCGCGGGTGGGGATGGCGGTGAGGGCTGCAACGGTGGCGGGCGGGGCCGCGGGCACGGCGCTGGTCCTCTGCCGCTCCCGCTCGTGCAgcgcttcctcctcttctgccGCTCGCAGTGCCAGCCAACGCTCTGTCGTGAGGCGTGCGACGTCCTGCAGACGCACTacctcgcgcagcgtcaGCACCTGCCTCAACCACAGTACGGGTTCGAGCACGGCGCCACGGCTAGCTGTGCGGGTAGTGCGGCAGGTCACCTCTCAGATTCTGGCAGCGTCTCGGGGCCACTTCCCAGAGCTGCCATGGGACTCGAAGCTACCGTGACCCCGCGTTACCTGCAGGCTCTCATtcgcgtcgccgaggcgcGAGCGAagctggagctgcgccacgtggTCACCCGAGAAGATGCCGAGtacgcggtgcagctgctaCAGTCGTGTCTGCATTCGTTCGACGGTCTTGCCGCGTCGGGCTCAGCCGCGATCGGCGCCACAGCAGGCTCAGCGGATGTCGGAGCAGGCAGGAGGCCCACAACGCTCAACCAACGTGATGCCGTGCTACAACGACTCAAGCTCGCCATCGTGGAGGAGAACAGCGGCGTCAACCTGTTCACAGAGCAGGCAATCCTGGACGTGTGCGAATCcgtcggctgccgcagcgccacggcgaTGCTCCGCCAGCTGAATGAGCATGGCTTTCTCTTGCAGAAAGGTGGCAGTAAGTACTGCCTCCGAGGGTGCTGA
- a CDS encoding glutaredoxin-like protein, with translation MRSLSRGLPLAASGRLFCVSRRSPVTASTTLSATYASASAVPCSSLSPSMAASAHRVSAVFFHTSRVHRAPSDVSDDLAKDLHDIIGHDRLVVFLTGTPSQPRCRFTAQLVDLLDQLGVQYSFFNIMDDEEVCEGLKAYSDWPTYPQVYVDGELLGGFDICKTMMLDGTLTTMLKEKQLI, from the coding sequence ATGCGCTCGTTGAGTCGAGGGCTTCCCCTCGCTGCGAGTGGCCGCCTCTTCTGCGTGTCGCGAAGGTCTCCGGTGACGGCAAGCACCACCCTTTCCGCGACGTACGCGTCGGCTAGCGCCGTGCCCTGCtcatcgctgtcgccgtccaTGGCTGCGTCAGCGCACCGCGTATCCGCGGTGTTTTTCCACACCTCTCGTGTGCACCGCGCCCCGTCGGACGTGTCGGACGACCTCGCGAAGGATCTGCACGACATCATCGGTCACGaccgcctcgtcgtcttcctcaCTGGCACCCCGTCGCAACCGCGGTGCCGCTTTACGGCGCAGCTGGTCGACCTCCTCGACCAGCTCGGTGTCCAGTATAGCTTTTTCAACATCatggacgacgaggaggttTGTGAGGGTCTCAAGGCGTACAGCGACTGGCCGACGTACCCGCAGGTGTACGTGGACGGCGAGCTGCTCGGTGGCTTCGATATTTGCAAGACAATGATGCTGGATGGCACGCTGACAACGATGCTGAAGGAGAAGCAACTCATCTGA
- a CDS encoding putative ATP-dependent RNA helicase yields the protein MAEFQRLGIQRWLSEQCTYMALETPTPIQCKCIPAILAGRHVVGGAATGSGKTAAFALPILQTLAADAYGVFALVLTPSRELAYQIIDQFIAFGAPLRVRTMLAVGGVPTETQVDALKARPHIVAATPGRLRHLLEVFAPEVQKAFAHLRYLVLDEADRLTEGDILRDVQSLLRLLPPTRQRRVLMFTATLHPRLTTLEVPQAAQGLSASGGAAEERAGASLASSHSPALQQPQNGEVDEVAEHFSLLAELGITDASTLEVAVVRGAIQEGLGHAAESGSTGAAGGPTSSATAPTLPGRPTSFHLPETLTQNYLFIPNMVKLPYLVAALRLQGKEQSTIVYVNSCLRAELVRLTLQLLGFPVCSLDSLLTQQHRLDNVASFKLGIARILVCTDIAARGLDIPAVSLVLHYDVPKHAETYVHRVGRTARAGREGTSVALVTEYDVSLVQRIEKKIGTTLTLWKSPAAKESAILSLLDEVSSAKIQARQQVTEQFGARVQTNKEHAARKKVAAAAARAARSSRQRRQQQEQRLPSAEPNATASMADTASPTSLSGLKRARRSVTSAEDAPTQAGVVAKKAKKGAAVRGLAADATASRRSATQQRPAKKSATGESDRSPSRKRVKEAA from the coding sequence ATGGCCGAGTTTCAACGACTCGGCATCCAGCGCTGGCTCTCAGAGCAGTGCACGTACATGGCGCTGGAGACCCCAACTCCTATTCAATGCAAGTGCATCCCTGCCATCCTGGCAGGCCGccacgtcgtcggcggcgccgcgaccGGCTCGGGTAAGACGGCGGCTTTCGCCCTTCCCATTCTACAGACCCTCGCGGCCGACGCGTACGGCGTCTTTGCCCTTGTGCTGACGCCGTCCAGGGAGCTGGCGTACCAGATCATTGACCAGTTTATTGCCttcggcgcgccgctgcgggtgcGCACGATGCTTGCCGTTGGCGGGGTGCCGACGGAAACGCAAGTGGACGCGCTGAAGGCACGGCCGCACATCGTCGCAGCGACGCCCGGACGGCTCCGCCACCTGCTGGAGGTATTCGCACCGGAGGTGCAGAAGGCGTTCGCACATCTACGCTACCTGGtgctggacgaggcggacCGGCTGACGGAGGGCGACATTCTGCGAGATGTCCAGTCGCTGCTACGGCTGCTCCCGCCaacgcggcagcgacgggtGCTGATGTTCACGGCGACGCTCCACCCTCGGCTCACCACGCTGGAAGTTCCGCAGGCGGCGCAAGGCTTGTCTGCaagcggtggtgcagcagaggagcgTGCGGGTGCAAGCCTTGCTTCGTCGCATTCAccggcactgcagcagccgcagaacGGAGAAGTGGACGAAGTCGCAGAGCACTTCTCCCTGCTGGCAGAGCTCGGCATCACGGATGCATCAACCttggaggtggcggtggtgcgagGAGCCATACAGGAAGGTCTCGGCCACGCCGCGGAGAGCGGAAGcacaggtgctgctggtgggcCAACCAgctccgcgacggcgccgacgctTCCAGGAAGGCCGACGTCGTTCCACCTACCAGAGACGCTCACACAAAACTACCTGTTCATCCCAAACATGGTGAAACTGCCGTACCTTGTGGCGGCACTGCGCCTGCAGGGCAAAGAGCAGTCCACCATCGTCTACGTCAACTCCTGCCTGCGCGCAGAGCTGGTGCggctgacgctgcagctgctcggcttccCAGTATGCAGCCTGGATTCGCTCTTGACACAGCAACACCGGCTTGATAACGTGGCCAGCTTCAAGTTAGGCATCGCGCGCATTCTCGTCTGCACCGACATCGCGGCTCGCGGGCTCGACATTCCGGCCGTCAGCCTGGTGCTCCACTACGACGTGCCAAAGCATGCGGAGACGTATGTGCATCGTGTAGGACGTACCGCGCGTGCCGGCCGCGAGGGCACTTCGGTCGCGCTCGTCACCGAGTACGACGTGAGTCTcgtgcagcgcatcgagAAGAAGATCGGCACCACGCTCACCCTGTGGAAGTCGCCAGCGGCGAAGGAGTCCGCGATTCTGTCGCTGCTCGACGAGGTGTCGTCCGCCAAGATCCAGGCGAGGCAGCAGGTGACAGAGCAGTTTGGTGCCCGTGTGCAGACGAACAAGGAGCACGCGGCCCGCAAAAAagtggctgcggcggccgcgcgcgctgcacgctcctcacggcagcggcggcagcagcaggagcagcgtTTGCCCAGCGCAGAACCAAACGCTACTGCTAGCATGGCTGACACAGCATCGCCCACCTCGCTCAGCGGGTTGAAGCGCGCTCGCAGGTCTGTCACCAGTGCCGAAGATGCACCCACTCAAGCAGGCGTCGtcgcgaagaaggcgaagaagggcgccgcggtgcgcggcttggctgccgacgccaccgcatcGCGGAGGAgcgcaacgcagcagcggccggcTAAGAAGAGCGCGACCGGCGAGTCAGACCGCAGTCCGTCTCGCAAGCGTGTAAAGGAGGCTGCATAG
- the TRYR gene encoding trypanothione reductase: MSRAYDLVVLGAGSGGLEAGWNAAATYKKKVAVVDVQATHGPPFFAALGGTCVNVGCVPKKLMVTGAQYMDLIRESGGFGWEMNRESLCPNWKTLIAAKNKVVNGINESYKSMFADTEGLSFHMGFGALQDAHTVLVRKSEDPNSDVLETLDTEYILIATGSWPTRLGVPGDEFCITSNEAFYLEDAPKRMLCVGGGYIAVEFAGIFNGYKPRGGYVDLCYRGDLILRGFDTEVRKSLTKQLGANGIRVRTNLNPTKITKNEDGSNHVHFNDGTEEDYDQVMLAIGRVPRSQTLQLDKAGVQTAKNGAVQVDAYSKTSVDNIYAIGDVTNRVMLTPVAINEGAAFAETVFGGKPRATDHTKVACAVFSIPPIGTCGMTEEEAAKNHETVAVYESCFTPLMHNISGSKHKEFMIRIITDQPSGEVLGVHMLGDSAPEIIQSVGICMKMGAKISDFHNTIGVHPTSAEELCSMRTPAYFYENGKRVEKLSSNL, translated from the coding sequence ATGTCCCGCGCGTACGACCTCGTGGTGCTTGGCGCCGGATCTGGAGGTCTGGAGGCGGGATGGAACGCGGCCGCCACGTACAAGAAGAAGGTGGCCGTCGTCGATGTGCAGGCGACGCACGGTCCGCCGTTTTTCGCCGCGCTCGGCGGCACGTGCGTGAACGTCGGCTGCGTCCCTAAGAAACTCATGGTGACAGGTGCCCAGTACATGGACCTGATCCGCGAGTCTGGCGGCTTCGGATGGGAGATGAACCGCGAATCGCTCTGCCCCAATTGGAAGACGCTCATCGCCGCGAAGAACAAGGTGGTGAACGGCATCAACGAGAGCTACAAGAGCATGTTTGCTGATACGGAGGGCCTCAGCTTTCACATGGGCTTCGGCGCCCTTCAGGACGCTCAcacggtgctggtgcgcaaGTCGGAAGACCCAAACAGCGACGTGCTGGAGACCCTCGACACGGAGTACATCCTCATTGCTACCGGCTCCTGGCCGACGCGCCTTGGAGTCCCCGGCGATGAGTTCTGCATCACGAGCAACGAGGCCTTCTACCTCGAAGATGCCCCCAAGCGGATGCtgtgcgtcggcggcggctacATCGCCGTCGAGTTTGCCGGCATCTTCAACGGCTACAAGCCCCGCGGTGGTTATGTAGACCTGTGCTACCGCGGCGATCTTATTTTGCGCGGCTTCGACACAGAGGTGCGCAAGAGCCTGACTAAGCAGCTGGGGGCGAACGGCATACGAGTGCGCACCAACTTGAACCCGACAAAAATTACGAAGAACGAGGACGGCTCGAATCACGTTCACTTCAACGATGGCACGGAGGAGGACTACGATCAGGTCATGCTCGCGATCGGTCGCGTGCCGCGCTcgcagacgctgcagctcgaCAAGGCCGGCGTTCAAACAGCAAAGAACGGCGCCGTGCAGGTCGACGCGTACTCGAAGACTTCGGTGGACAACATCTACGCCATCGGTGACGTGACGAACCGCGTGATGTTGACGCCGGTGGCCATCAACGAAggcgccgccttcgccgaaACCGTCTTCGGCGGCAAGCCTCGCGCCACCGACCACACGAAGGTCGCGTGCGCCGTGTTCTCCATACCGCCGATCGGCACGTGCGGcatgacggaggaggaggcggcgaagaacCACGAAACTGTCGCCGTGTACGAGAGCTGCTTCACGCCCCTTATGCACAacatcagcggcagcaagcACAAGGAATTTATGATCCGCATCATCACGGACCAACCCAGCGGCGAGGTGCTGGGCGTTCACATGCTCGGCGACAGTGCGCCTGAGATCATCCAGAGCGTCGGCATTTGCATGAAGATGGGCGCCAAGATCAGTGACTTCCACAACACCATCGGAGTCCACCCGACAAGCGCCGAGGAGCTCTGCTCCATGCGCACTCCGGCGTACTTCTACGAAAATGGCAAGCGCGTCGAAAAGCTGAGCAGCAACCTCTGA